A single region of the Rhodococcus sp. W8901 genome encodes:
- a CDS encoding YchJ family protein, translated as MTTISNDDRCPCLSGEQYGQCCGRFHRGDAEAPTAEQLMRSRYAAFAVGDEAYLLRTWHPSTRPKRLDLDPEQVWRRLDVLSTGGGGLLDTTGTVEFVAYYVDHGERGSMREHSTFVREDGRWLYVDAV; from the coding sequence ATGACCACGATCTCGAACGACGACCGCTGCCCGTGCCTGTCCGGCGAGCAGTACGGACAGTGCTGCGGCCGCTTCCACCGCGGCGACGCCGAGGCACCGACCGCCGAGCAGTTGATGCGGTCGCGCTATGCGGCGTTCGCCGTCGGCGACGAGGCGTACCTGCTGCGGACCTGGCACCCGAGCACCCGGCCGAAGCGGTTGGATCTCGACCCCGAGCAGGTGTGGCGCCGACTGGACGTGCTGAGCACCGGCGGGGGCGGCCTGCTGGACACCACCGGCACCGTCGAATTCGTCGCGTACTACGTCGACCACGGCGAACGCGGCTCGATGCGCGAACACAGCACGTTCGTCCGCGAGGACGGAAGATGGCTGTACGTGGACGCCGTGTAA
- a CDS encoding lipase maturation factor family protein, with amino-acid sequence MDWLDADGYWLSRLFFKEGLAAIYLAAFLVAANQFKPLIGDHGLLPARRFVDATRWQRSPSIFHVHYSDRFFAAVAWSGAGLSGLALLGLIDRLPLPVSMLGWLLLWGLYLSIVNVGQLWYSFGWESLLLEVGLLAVFVGNWDTAPPVLTLLLLRWLLFRLEFGAGLIKIRGDRCWRDLTCLYYHHETQPMPGPLSWYFHHLPRRLHKVEVAGNHFTQLIVPFFLFAPQPVAGGAAGIMVVTQLWLVASGNFSWLNWLAIVLGLSVLPDGFWQFVLPVTVPGGVGAVPVWFAVPVLAVTVAVVALSYRPVRNMFSSHQMMNASFDPWHLVNTYGAFGHVTKTRHEIVIEGTADEDVTADSEWRAYEFKGKPGDLGRRPRQFAPYHLRLDWLMWFAAISPGYATPWFGGLVGRLLAGDSSILKLLHHNPFPDAPPAFVRARMFRYRFTTREERRITGDWWSRSFEAEFLPPVALRHAG; translated from the coding sequence GTGGACTGGTTGGACGCGGACGGCTACTGGCTGTCGCGGCTGTTCTTCAAGGAGGGGCTGGCCGCGATCTACCTGGCTGCGTTCCTGGTGGCGGCCAATCAGTTCAAACCGCTCATCGGCGACCACGGCTTGCTGCCGGCCAGGCGTTTCGTCGACGCGACGCGCTGGCAACGGTCACCGAGCATCTTCCACGTGCACTACTCGGACCGCTTCTTCGCGGCCGTCGCATGGTCGGGCGCGGGGCTGTCCGGGCTCGCACTGCTCGGGTTGATCGACCGGCTCCCGCTGCCGGTGTCGATGCTGGGGTGGCTGCTGCTGTGGGGGCTGTATCTGTCGATCGTCAACGTCGGGCAACTCTGGTACAGCTTCGGGTGGGAGTCGCTGCTGCTCGAGGTGGGACTGCTCGCGGTGTTCGTCGGGAACTGGGATACCGCCCCGCCGGTGTTGACGTTGCTGCTGCTGCGCTGGCTGCTGTTCCGGCTCGAGTTCGGCGCCGGCCTGATCAAGATCCGTGGCGACCGGTGTTGGCGGGATCTGACGTGCCTGTACTACCACCACGAGACGCAGCCGATGCCCGGCCCGCTGAGCTGGTACTTCCACCACCTGCCCCGGCGCCTGCACAAGGTCGAGGTCGCCGGCAACCACTTCACGCAGCTGATCGTGCCGTTCTTCCTGTTCGCCCCGCAGCCGGTCGCCGGTGGCGCCGCCGGGATCATGGTCGTGACCCAGTTGTGGTTGGTGGCGAGCGGCAACTTCTCGTGGCTCAACTGGCTCGCGATCGTGCTGGGGCTGTCGGTGCTGCCCGACGGTTTCTGGCAGTTCGTCCTGCCGGTGACGGTGCCGGGCGGCGTCGGGGCGGTGCCGGTGTGGTTCGCGGTACCGGTCCTCGCGGTGACGGTGGCCGTCGTCGCCCTGAGCTACCGCCCTGTGCGGAACATGTTCTCCAGCCACCAGATGATGAACGCATCGTTCGATCCGTGGCACCTGGTGAACACCTACGGCGCGTTCGGCCACGTCACGAAGACCCGGCACGAGATCGTCATCGAGGGCACCGCGGACGAGGACGTGACCGCCGACAGCGAGTGGCGCGCATACGAGTTCAAGGGCAAACCGGGCGACCTGGGGCGGCGGCCGCGCCAATTCGCTCCGTATCACCTGCGGCTGGACTGGCTCATGTGGTTCGCCGCGATCTCCCCCGGCTACGCGACGCCGTGGTTCGGCGGGTTGGTGGGCCGGCTGCTCGCGGGCGACAGCTCGATCCTGAAACTGCTGCACCACAATCCGTTCCCGGATGCCCCGCCCGCGTTCGTGCGGGCCCGGATGTTCCGCTACCGGTTCACCACCCGCGAGGAGCGCCGCATCACCGGCGACTGGTGGTCCCGGTCCTTCGAGGCCGAGTTCCTGCCGCCGGTGGCGCTGCGGCACGCGGGGTGA
- a CDS encoding LLM class F420-dependent oxidoreductase has protein sequence MRFGLFVPQGWRLDLVGIDPADQWRVMRDLALRADDGPWESIWVYDHFHTVPEPTEEATHEAWSLMAAFAAVTDRVRLGQMCTAMSYRNPAYLAKVAATTDLISGGRVEMGIGGGWYEDEWRAYGYGFPSAGERLGRLDEGVQIFRQAWTTGTATLDGKHYQVDGAIVRPLPLQDSGIPLWIAGGGEKVTLKIAAKYAQYTNFDGTPEVFAHKSEVLRRHCAEVGTDFDAITRSANYNVAIGRTEAEVQDRLEALRARLAPIVGAEKADASLNAFRGMPAVGTPEQIVENLTALKKQGLEYAIFYVPEAAYDTSGLELLEQEVLPHLV, from the coding sequence ATGCGATTCGGACTCTTCGTGCCCCAGGGCTGGCGACTGGACCTGGTCGGGATCGACCCGGCCGATCAGTGGCGGGTGATGCGCGACCTCGCGCTGCGCGCCGACGACGGGCCGTGGGAGTCGATCTGGGTCTACGACCACTTCCACACCGTCCCCGAACCCACCGAGGAGGCGACGCACGAGGCGTGGTCGCTGATGGCGGCGTTCGCCGCGGTCACCGACCGGGTACGCCTGGGGCAGATGTGCACCGCGATGAGCTACCGCAACCCCGCCTATCTCGCGAAGGTCGCCGCGACCACCGACCTCATCTCCGGCGGACGCGTCGAGATGGGCATCGGCGGCGGCTGGTACGAGGACGAGTGGCGGGCCTACGGCTACGGATTCCCGTCCGCCGGTGAGCGGCTGGGGCGACTCGACGAGGGCGTGCAGATCTTCCGGCAGGCGTGGACCACGGGCACCGCGACGCTGGACGGCAAGCACTACCAGGTCGACGGCGCGATCGTCCGGCCGCTACCGCTGCAGGACAGCGGCATCCCGCTGTGGATCGCCGGCGGCGGCGAGAAGGTGACATTGAAGATCGCGGCGAAGTACGCGCAGTACACCAACTTCGACGGCACCCCCGAGGTGTTCGCGCACAAGTCCGAGGTCCTGCGCCGGCATTGTGCGGAGGTGGGCACCGATTTCGACGCCATCACCCGGTCCGCGAACTACAACGTCGCGATCGGCCGCACCGAGGCCGAGGTGCAGGATCGGCTCGAGGCGCTCCGGGCCCGTCTGGCGCCGATCGTCGGCGCCGAGAAGGCGGACGCGTCGCTGAACGCATTCCGCGGCATGCCCGCCGTCGGCACCCCGGAGCAGATCGTGGAGAACCTGACCGCGCTGAAGAAGCAGGGCCTGGAGTACGCGATCTTCTACGTGCCCGAGGCGGCATACGACACGTCCGGTCTCGAGTTGCTCGAGCAGGAGGTCCTGCCGCACCTGGTGTGA
- a CDS encoding site-specific integrase — protein sequence MEPAVPALSASAEARIVAALEQRHAPSTVRNYRGDWDKFRAWCAERGHVPMPAHPHTVADYLTEHAERRTGTGDRVYATNTLTRWVASINYWHRACSRPAPGGTQIVKDTLAGIRRTYAAAGERPTKRVAPLLGDEISYILTTLRENADTWQDRLRERRDSAVILLGFLGAFRRSELSGLQLRDITLHPQDGLHILVRRSKTDQVGDGMVKATPFAVGHRSCPPCVYRRWLDVLLAHHRGGRDATAQLLDAPGRFATHICHVPYPDLDPDVATSPVFRPLRVNGNIGEAALTGQGIHGVIRRAATDAGLTPAKIAKLGGHSLRAGFVTQAFRNGAQAHEVMRQTGHKNPATLEIYAREHNPLTGNAVAGFEL from the coding sequence ATGGAACCTGCCGTCCCGGCACTGTCTGCCTCGGCGGAGGCTCGGATCGTCGCGGCACTCGAGCAGCGGCACGCGCCGTCGACGGTCCGGAACTACCGGGGCGACTGGGACAAGTTCCGCGCCTGGTGTGCCGAGCGCGGCCACGTGCCGATGCCGGCGCACCCGCACACCGTCGCCGACTATCTCACCGAGCACGCCGAGCGGCGCACCGGGACCGGGGACCGCGTCTACGCGACGAACACGCTCACCCGATGGGTGGCGTCGATCAACTACTGGCACCGCGCCTGCTCGCGACCCGCCCCCGGCGGCACGCAGATCGTCAAGGACACGTTGGCGGGAATCCGCCGTACCTACGCCGCGGCCGGGGAGCGCCCAACCAAGCGTGTCGCGCCCCTCCTCGGAGACGAGATCAGCTACATCCTCACCACCCTGCGTGAGAACGCCGACACGTGGCAGGACCGGCTGCGCGAACGCCGCGACTCGGCGGTCATTCTGCTCGGATTCCTGGGGGCGTTCCGCCGCTCCGAGTTGTCGGGTCTCCAGCTGCGGGACATCACCCTGCACCCGCAGGACGGCCTGCACATCCTGGTGCGCAGATCGAAGACCGACCAGGTCGGTGACGGCATGGTCAAGGCCACGCCGTTCGCCGTCGGGCACCGCTCCTGCCCACCGTGCGTGTACCGGCGCTGGCTCGATGTCCTCCTCGCCCACCATCGGGGCGGCCGCGACGCTACCGCCCAGCTACTCGACGCCCCCGGCAGATTCGCCACGCACATCTGCCATGTCCCCTACCCGGATCTCGATCCCGACGTCGCGACCTCCCCGGTGTTCCGGCCGCTGCGCGTGAACGGGAACATCGGCGAGGCCGCACTGACCGGGCAGGGCATTCACGGGGTGATCCGCCGCGCTGCCACCGACGCCGGTCTGACTCCCGCCAAGATCGCGAAACTGGGCGGGCACTCCCTGCGCGCCGGGTTCGTCACCCAGGCGTTCCGCAACGGCGCCCAAGCCCACGAAGTCATGCGGCAGACCGGACACAAGAACCCCGCCACCCTGGAAATCTATGCCCGCGAACATAATCCGCTGACCGGGAACGCCGTCGCCGGGTTCGAGCTCTGA